The following is a genomic window from Brevibacterium limosum.
CGCGATGATGCCGACGTAGGGGGTCTTGTGCTTCGAATGCAGGCGGGCGAAGATCGGCGGGATCATCTGTGCACGTCCCATGGCCATGAGCACACGGCTGGCCGAGACATAGAAGCCGTTGAGGCCGGTGCTCACTCCCATGGTGATGGCGATTGCGAGCAGCAGCAGGCCTGAGCCGCCGATGACGCCGGTGACCGCTTCGGCGGTGCCCCAGGCTGATCCCGAATTGGCCAGGGCCTGCCACGGTTCGGCCATCGACACGGACACGATCATCGCCATGTAGAGGGCCGCAGCAGTGACGATGGCCAGGACGATGAGGCGCAGCGCCTTGGACGGCGAGAAGTCGAACTCCTCGGCCGCCTGCGGAACATTGTCGAAGCCGATGAATGCCCAGGGAGCGATGGCGACGATCGCGATGATCGCCGCGACTGGGCTGACGCCGTCGGGCAGCGCGGGAGACATATTGCCGAAATGGGTCGTCGGACTGGCGATCACGGAGACGATGATCGCAGCGACCGCGATGATCATCAGCACGCAGGCCCAGTACTGGACACGACCCGACAGGGCCGTGCCGCGGATGTTGAGGACGGCGAAGACGACCAGTGCTGTCACCGAGATGATGATCTCCGGCAGATACACGTCCCAGCCGGCGACCGTGTAGAGATAGCCCTGCTCGATGGCCGAGGGCATGATCTTGCGGAACAGCAGGGCCAGAGCGGAGGCATTGAGTGCGACGATGCAGACGTAGCCGAGTGTGAGGAACCACCCGGCAAAGAAGGCATGCACGCGTCCGTAGCCGATGAGTGCATAGGCCAGCTCACCGCCGGAGACAGGGAAGGTGCGGATGAGGAAGCCGTAGCTGACGGCGATGACGAGCATGAGCCCGGCACCGATGGAGAATCCGGCGAGTGTGCCCAGTGGACCGCCCATGGCCAGCCAGTCGGTGGGGAGGATGAATGCTCCCCACCCGACCGCCGAGCCCAGGGCGATGGCGAAGACCCAACGGGGCTTGAGCGTCTTCGCCATCCTCTCCGGCTGCTGACCGTCCCCGGCCCCCGGTGGTGAGGAGGCGACGTTCTGGGGTGGGTTCTCTATTGATTTCGACATGGCACCTTACTTTCGTCACTTCGTTGTGAAGGTATGGGCAGTGGATGTGGTTCGCTGTTGGGTGTCTGCCGCAGGAGTGAGCGCATGCAGGCAGGTGATGAGACCGACGTTGACGATGTCGGAGACGCTCGCACCGCGAGACAAGTCATTGATCGGGGCGGCGAGGCCCTGGAGCAGCGGGCCGAAGGCGGCAGCTCCGCCGAGGCGCTCGGCGATCTTGTAGCCGATGTTTCCGGCTGCGAGATTGGGGAAGACGAGCACGTTCGCGTGGCCGGCGACTGCGGATTCGGGGCACTTCGACTTCGCCACGGATTCGACGATGGCTGCGTCGAACTGCAGTTCGCCGTCGACCTCGAGTTCGGGGCAGCGGCTGCGAATGTGCTCGATGGCCAGTCTGACTCGATCGATGTCGGAGTGTTGGGCCGAACCGGCCGTGGAGAACGAGAGCATCGCCACAGACGGATGCTGATCGGTGATGGCAGCGAAGGTTCTCGCCGTGGCGATGGCGATCGCCGAGAGCTGCTCGTCGTCGGGGACCGGGATGACCGCGCAGTCCCCGAAGCCCAGATACCGTCCGTCGCGCAGGCGCATGAGGAACGAGGAGCTGAGCAGAGACGAGTCCGGAGCGAGCCCGACTATCGACAGCCCTGCCCGAATGACATCGGCGGTGGGCCTGTCCGCGCCGGCGACCGCCGCATCGGCCAGTCCTTCCTTGACGGCCGCGGCGGCGAGGAAGACGGGATCGGTCAGCCACTGCTCGGCGAGTTCGGGACACTTCCTCGCTGCGCTGCTGCGGATTCTCTCCCCGGCCGGGCCCGCGGCGAGCCTTGCCGGGTCGTCGACGCTCCAGCCGTCGGCATCGGTGATGCCCAGGTGCCTCGCGCGGTTCCGGACCTCGTTCCCGTCGCCGATCAGTATGGGTTGGACGCCCACCTCGGCGAGGGCGCCGGCAGCGCGGAGGACACGCTCATCGTGAGACTCGGCGAGGATGATCCTCGGCCGAGACCCGCGATTGCGCAGCCCGAGCATCCGATCACGAAGCATCGGGTCGATCGTCACGGGCTCGAGATCGCGCGCTGCCGGCGTCTTCAACATGGTCCGTCCCTCAGACCGCGGCCGACAGGGCAGATACGCCGAGGTGCTTGTCGACGGCCCCCATGACGTGGTCGACCTTGTCGAGCAGATCGTCGAGGACGGTCTGGTCGGCGACCAGCGGCGGCGAGAGGACGAGCATCGTGGCCCCGCGGTTGTCCGGGCGAGTGATGAGCCCGACTTCCTTCATCGACGTCGGGATCACTTCGGTGAGCACCTGCTTCGAAGCTTCGGGAGTCAGCTCGGCCCCGGTGTCGCGGTCGGCCATCATCTCGATGGCGTAGAAGAACCCGGTGCCGCGGTATTCCCTGATGCACCGGTAGGAATCGGCGATCCGGTCCAGACCGTTCTGAAAATACGGCTCGAGGCTGCGGACGTTGCCCGGAA
Proteins encoded in this region:
- a CDS encoding phosphotransacetylase: MLKTPAARDLEPVTIDPMLRDRMLGLRNRGSRPRIILAESHDERVLRAAGALAEVGVQPILIGDGNEVRNRARHLGITDADGWSVDDPARLAAGPAGERIRSSAARKCPELAEQWLTDPVFLAAAAVKEGLADAAVAGADRPTADVIRAGLSIVGLAPDSSLLSSSFLMRLRDGRYLGFGDCAVIPVPDDEQLSAIAIATARTFAAITDQHPSVAMLSFSTAGSAQHSDIDRVRLAIEHIRSRCPELEVDGELQFDAAIVESVAKSKCPESAVAGHANVLVFPNLAAGNIGYKIAERLGGAAAFGPLLQGLAAPINDLSRGASVSDIVNVGLITCLHALTPAADTQQRTTSTAHTFTTK
- a CDS encoding APC family permease — translated: MSKSIENPPQNVASSPPGAGDGQQPERMAKTLKPRWVFAIALGSAVGWGAFILPTDWLAMGGPLGTLAGFSIGAGLMLVIAVSYGFLIRTFPVSGGELAYALIGYGRVHAFFAGWFLTLGYVCIVALNASALALLFRKIMPSAIEQGYLYTVAGWDVYLPEIIISVTALVVFAVLNIRGTALSGRVQYWACVLMIIAVAAIIVSVIASPTTHFGNMSPALPDGVSPVAAIIAIVAIAPWAFIGFDNVPQAAEEFDFSPSKALRLIVLAIVTAAALYMAMIVSVSMAEPWQALANSGSAWGTAEAVTGVIGGSGLLLLAIAITMGVSTGLNGFYVSASRVLMAMGRAQMIPPIFARLHSKHKTPYVGIIAVLIVCLISPWFGRAALTWVVDMSSIGVTIAYLYTCLCAFRIFRPTHEARDPKALPGMYSTTKKVLSGVGAVIAVIFMLLLLIPGSPGALGPQSLIALAVWIVIGVVFFLSRIRHNRKLTDHQVDRLVFGDDRPAVTRFSERAQLRREGRLSADG